From Paenibacillus sp. PvR098:
TGAGCTGCTTCAAGAAGGCGATTGTTCGCTGCAATCTGTGACTCTAAATTGGAAGCCAAAAGCATTCTTGGATTCTTGTAATCGGTAAACGCGGGAGTGAGATCAATAATAACGAGTGCCGGCCTCTTACCAAAACCGATATTCATCCCAAAGCCTTTTTCCTTAAAAAATTGTTCTTCATCTGTTTTTGAACGATATTCTTCCATGTTTACCCCCCAGATCGTATCTATTTTTTCAAAACCAAGCGATCCAAAACGAGATCAAAACGACATCACGGCTCGGTCGGACCAATAACCCCACGCTCTTTCCAGAGCCAACGGACTGAACATTACTTCCATAGCCGCTCTGCCTTGACCACTTCTTCAAGAGACCCGCTAGCCTTGATCACGCCGTGTCCTCGCAGCAGGACTGCCCGCTTGTTTCCAAAGGTTCTGGATACCCGTTCCGAAAGCGGAGTCGCATGATCATTTGAATCCCTCCATGAATAGTTTGATTCCGCCGAATCTACTGTTTCAGCTAATCGTATGACTCTTGGAAAAAAAGTTGTGTAAGTGCTTACAATTGTTATTATAAATATAAAACAACTATGATACAATTGAATAATAGTCATTGTATCATGCGGTTTACGCATCTTTATGCGGAGGTTCTACATTTATGAATTTAGAAAATCTAATCACGTTCTGTACTGTCGCCCACCACAAAAGCTTTAATAAAGCAGTGATGCTGAGCAATAACTCACTGCCTGAATCAAACGCCCATCGCCCCGATCCACAATAAAACCGTGGTCGGGGCGATGGGCAAATTCATCCTATTTGATTGTTTCCCATTTCCTATTACCCGCCTATATGAGACATTTCCACTTTCTTTCTTTTCTTAAGCCCAGGCGTGTTGGAAAGCCTTTCTTCGGAATACCGATCCGCTCGATGACTCCAATAATCCGTGATTAACTCCCGAATCTCCTGATCGCTTAAGCCCTCCCGCAAGGGATCTCGCAGATCCGTCCCGGCAGAAGCGAACAGGCAGCTGTACAGCTTCCCTTCCGCAGAAACTCTTATCCTCGTGCATGTGGAGCAAAAAGCTTGAGTGACCGAAGAAATCAAACCGATCTCGCAATCCTCCCCTACATAGCGATAGCGTGAGGCCACCTCACCGTAATGATTAGGCTCGACCGGTTCAAGCGGCATTTCCTGATGGATTCTCTGGACGATATCTTGACTGGGAAGCACCTGATCCAGTCTCCATCCATTGGAATTGCCTACGTCCATGTATTCAATAAAACGCAGAATGTGCCCTTGCTCCCGAAAATACCTGGCCATGGGAAGCACATCCTGATCGTTTGTTCCCTTTTGAACCACCATATTCACTTTCACTTTCAAGCCCGCTGCTGCAGCCGCTTCGATTCCTTCAAGTACATGGGATACCTTAAATCGGCGGCCGTTCATCTGTCCAAACCGGATATCGTCCAGGCTATCCAGACTTACCGTTACCCGGTGCAGCCCGGCTTCCTTCAGAGCTTGCGCGTGCTTAGCCAGCAAAGAGCCATTGGTCGTCATCGCAATATCCCTGACTCCATCGATCCCTTGGATCATGTGAATGAGCATAGGAAGATCTTTGCGCATGAGCGGCTCCCCTCCGGTGATCCGCACTTTCTCCACACCCAGAGATACAAAGATCCGGGAAATGCGAGTCAATTCTTCAAAAGTGAGAAGCTTTTCTTTAGGGAGGAAGGTGAAATCAGGCCCAAATATTTCTTCCGGCATGCAATACCGGCAGCGGAAATTACATTGATCCGTAACGGACAAGCGCAAGTCACGAAGAGGGCGTTGTAACTTGTCAACAATCGGATGAGTTGGTTTCTGCATGACTTATCACTCCCTCAACGATCAGTATTACTTTGCAAACACGATCTGCCCGGATTCTCGACAGCTGTAACCTCCTAAAGCTTCCATCTCCATTTTGAACGTGTCGGAGCGAATCACATGCAATAGCATTTGTCCTTCTAGACTATCGTAAAAGCTTTTCGACATCAAGAGGTCGTAACGCTCTTCTGCGACGGGGATAAAATCCAGGCCCATCGCGTGAGCAGCAGAATAAATTCCCAACCCCACATCCGCCGAACCGCCGTCCACAGCCGCAGCAATGCTAAGGTGATTGATGGCTTCCCTGTCGTAACCGTAAATCGTATTGCGATCGATGTCTTCTTTTTTGAGGAGATAATCAAACAACAGCCTCGTCCCGGCTCCTCGCTGCCGATTGATATACGTCACCTGTGGCTTGATGATATCTGCAACGGATTGGATTCCCAAGGGGTTTCCTTTGGGAACGATCCATCCTTGTTCACGATAAACCAGTTGAACCAGAACGACTTCCTGATCTTTTAAATACTTTTCTATAAAAGGAACGTTGTAGGCTCCCGTTTCCTCATCAAATAAGTGGATGCCTGCCGCATGGGCCTCTCCTTTTTGAATGGCGAGGATTCCGCTCATGCTTCCCACGTGAGACGATACCAGGAAACGATCTGGATGTTCTTTGCGCAGCAGTGTATGCAGCACGTCAACAGACAGGTCATGGCTTCCGGTAACCACCGTTGTTCGTTCGATTTGCTCTTTTGGACGATACAGCTCGAGCTCTACCACTTCCCCTTGCTCGTAGCCCATGTGCCCTCCCGGTATTCGAAGCAAGCCGTCCGCACGCACCATCGACATCGTGACTCCCGCCGCGCGGGTCAATGGGTTAGCGATATAAGATCCATTAATGTACCCGACCGTCATTCGTACGAAATCGTCCGCTCCTACGTCGGAGACCACTCTTCTCCCGAGCTTAACCGGAAGAATGTTCCGTTTGGGCTCGATCAAGCCGTAATAATGATAAACCAACGGCCGCGCGAACCATTCGAGAGATAGATAGGCCGAAACGGGATACCCCGGCACTCCAATAACCGGCGTCCTGTTTACTACGCCTGTAATGGAAGGCTTACCCGGTCTAGTCGCTACTCCGTGGGTAAAGACTTGGCCTATTTCTGTGATGACATGCACTGTAAAATCCTCTGTTCCCGCGGAAGAGCCTGCATTAAGAATAACAATATCGGCGATCTGAGCCGCTTCGAGTACTTTTTCTTTAATGGTCTCGTACTCGTCCTTCACAATCCCGAAATAAATCGGCTCGGCTCCCCATTCCTTGAGATAAGAGGCAAAAACAGTTCCGTTAAATTCAACAATCTCTCCGCGCCCAACGGCGTCTCGCGGTTCGATAAGCTCGGTGCCTGTTGGAATGATCGCTACCTTCGGCCTACAGAGAACAGTAACCTCTACCCTTCCCCCTGCCAAAAGCGCTCCTAAGTCCACCGCACGCAGAGCATGGTGAGCCGGAACGATCATTTCCCCCACCACTACGTCCTCGCCAATGGGACGGATATGCTGCCAAGGCGCTACCGATTCAAGAATCTCAATCGTATCTTCATCCACTTGATGGATATGCTCGATCATGATAACGGCATCGAACCCGTGAGGGATCGGATCTCCAGTATCAACGATTTCATAATCCACACCCCGCTGAAGACGAACGGGATTCTTTTCATCCGCTCCATGAGTCTTTACTGCCGGAACGGCGACGCCATCCATAGCGGAAGCATGATAATTCGGCATCGATACCTTAGCATACACGGGCTCAGCCGTGACTCTCCCTAAAGCTTCACTTGTCCGGACACTCTCTATCTTTCTTTCGAACGTGATCTTTTCCAAAAATTCACGCTGCGCATCCTGAAGCGGAGTGTCTTCCAGATATATTTTTCGCATGGTTTACTCCTTCTTGCGTATCATGTCTGTATTACTAATTAGAGTGCATTGCCAAACAGTTTGATTTTTACCTGTTCCCCTTCTATAATGCCTTCTTTGTTCGCTGTGATTTCCATAATTCCGTCACTTTCGACCATCGTTGTGACGAGTCCCGATTTGCCAAATACAGGTACGGCCCAAAGCTCGTCATCGCGCTCTTCAAGACGTACCCGGATATAGTCGCTTCGGCCTACGGCTGAAGGAACATTGCGGGAGATACGTGCCCTAATCCTTCTATCCAGGATATCTTTCGATTCGCCTTGCAGCTGTCTTAAGATAGGAACGCCCAGCAAATCTAACATGATCAAAGCGGACACCGGATGTCCTGGCAGTCCAATAACAGGTTTTCCTTGCGAATTTCCGACAATCGTCGGCTTGCCAGGCTTCGTAGCCACTCCATGCACCAGCACCCCCGGATCCCCTAACGCCTCAAGTACTTGAACGGTATAATCCCGTGTTCCTACCGAGCTTCCACCAGATAGGAGAAGAACATCGACTTTGTCAAATAAAGCTTTGGCTTGTGTTAAAAATTCACCATATTCATCATGAACGATGCCCCCATAAATCACTTTGGCACCAAGCTGCATTAATCGAGAGCCAATCATGACACTATTGATATCACGTATCTCGCCCGGGGAAAGCTCCGCTTTGTCTGGAGGAACAATTTCATCTCCGGTAGAAAGAATACCGACGGTCGGGACGGGATATACCGCAACCTCCGTGACACCGATCGCCGCTAATGCGCCCAAATCCTGTGGCCGCAGTCTGCTTCCTTTGGGTATGACTTGATCCCCGATTCCTACGTCGTCGCCTGCACGGATGATATTCTCCCCCGGTGCCACCTGGCGGTAAACATTAAGCAGCTCTCCCATCTCTTCAACGTGCTCAATCATGACAATGCTATCGGCCCCCTTCGGCAGCATGCCTCCTGTAGGAATATATTGAGCCTGACCCTCAAAGAGCGGGAGTTCTGCTCCCTTGCCCATCTGAATTTTTCCTGTGATGTCAAGAAAAGCAGGCATAGACTCGGATGCGCCGTAGGTTGTTTTCGCCTGAACCGCATAACCGTCGACCGTAGATCTTGCAAATGGAGGTACCTGTTCCTTGGAATACACATCCTCTGCGAGGATGCGGCCCACCGCCTCTGTGATTGAAATTCGAACGGGTTCATGTATGGGAGCAAATTGCTCTTCGATGATGGCTATCGTTTCATCTACGGTTTTTACATTGAAAAATTTCATGCGGTCCTCCTGAGGCTAAAAATTCTGACAACTCTACACAAATAGGAAGTAAATCAATTATAATAGGTAATAACAGAGAAGGGAGCTGCCCATATGAAGGTCAAACTATTTGCTAATTTTCGCGATATTTGCTTGGACAAAGTTGTTGAAGTGCCTTCCCCTGACGGAAGCTCTGTCATTCAAGTGCTCGATGATTTAATCAAGCTTTATCCCGCCATGGATGATGAGGTATTTGATCATGAGAGAAAACTCAAGCCCTTCGTCCATGTGTTTATCAATGGCAGAAATATCATTCATTTGGATGGATTGAATACACCCGTAAGTGGTCAAGACCAATTTGCTCTCTTCCCCCCTGTAGCAGGAGGATAATATGACAATGGTAGAGCAAACACTGGAATTCCGCGGCATTCATGTTGAGCATCTAATGAATTATCTTATAGAATTAGGGGCTGTGAAACAAACGTTTGAATTTCCCTTTGTTTTTCAAGGCCCCGATTGGCAAGCAATCATTCTAAGTGAGAATCACGTCCGGTTTACGCCCGTATTTATTGTAAATGCTGTTTTTATTCAGTTTGAAGCACCAAGCGAAGAGATACTTCAGGATGTGATAACGGCCTTTCGCAGAAAAACATTTAGGGCGGGAGGGTAAAGAAAAGGTGGAATCTAGATTCCACCTTTTTTCTTATGCTTCTTTAGTTAGATGATTTCTAATTCTTTCAGCTTTTCTGCCGGAACGACTCCATCCACCCAACCACGAACCTGATAATACTCGTCAAGCATGATATCCATCCGGCTTACCGATCCTGCACTGTTCCCTGTAGCAGGCTCTTCCGTGAAGCGTTTAGGCAGGTAATCGTCCTCGCGCTTATTAAAGCCGGCGAGATTATTATAGTACCGCTCCAGATTGTAGATTCTCTCTCCGATTTTCAATACATCATCACTGGTAACATCTACACCTGTCATCGCAGAGTACTGCTGCGCATAGTTATCGGCATTCTCCGAGAAGGAAGAGAACTTACATACGTTCATCGAATCGGAGAAGGAGTGAAGATCCTGGAATACCTTCAACAATTCACCTTTCCCTTCAGCCACGAGACGGTCCGTAGGCTCCGGAATTCCCGCAATCTCACTGGCTACGGTATAACCGCGAAGGTGACAGGCTCCCCGATTGCTTGTGGCAAAGCCAAGGCCGATCCCTTGGATACCTCGAGGATCGTAAGCCGGAATCGATTGACCCTTTACAGCCATAGCCAAATTCGGATCACCGAACTTCGCAGCTGCACGTGTCGGTCCCTCTGCCAGGATGTCACCGATGCCTTGACGGAAGACCATCTGCTCTACCAGCTCAATCATACGATCCGCATCGCCCCATGAGAGATTCTCAGAGAGGAGCCCCTTTTGAACAGCCTCCATGGTAACAGAAAGAACATTCCCCAGTTCAATGGTATCCATCCCATATTCATTACACATGTTAATCATATAGGAGATCGCGGCTGCATCACTTAATCCGCAGTTCGCACCCAGTGCCCAGCCTGATTCATATTCAAAGCTTTCTACCTTTGTCTTGTACTTGCCTTCTTTCACTTCAACTTCCTTCTTACAGGCCACGGGACAGGCATGACAGGTGTTGTCCGCAACCAATAACGTCGAATTGACTGTCTCTCCGCTGTGGCCATCGGAAGCGTCCCAATGCGTATACTGCGAGTTCATGGTCGGCAAAGCTCCGACTTCATTAATGAGACTCGTAAGCACGTTCGTGCCGTAGACGGAGAGCCCGCCTTTCTTGGGAGCGGTAAGTCCGCCTTCCATGACCGCCTTGAGTCCGTTCTGATTCGCTTGCTTATAATCTTCATCTCTAGCAGGAACCGGCATGTTTCCTTTTTGCTCGGCCTTGATGACAATCGCTTTCAGATTTTTGTAACCTGCAACGGCCCCTGTTCCACCGCGACCTGCCGAACGGTCGTTCTCGTTCATGAAGCCGGCATAGCGTACCAGGTTTTCCCCGGCCTGACCGATACACATCACGCTGAGATTTTCTTTTCCATATCTGTCTTTCATCGTCTGAATTGTAGGTCGTGTCCCTTTTCCCCATACATCGTTGGCATCTCTAAGCTCTGCCTTACCGTTCTCGATATAAAGATATACAGGCTTGTCGCTCTTGCCGGTGACAATGATATTGTCCACGCCGGACCATTTGAGCCTCGCTGCTGTCCATCCTCCCATATGGGAATCGGTAACGGTACCTGTGAGCGGTGATTTGGTAACTACGCAAAGCCTGCCGCTCATTACGGTTCTCGATCCTGACACGGGACCCGTCATAATACAAAGCATATTTTCGGGAGAGAGCGCTTCCACTTCCGGGCCGTTATCTAAAAGATACTTTACTCCAAGGCCCCGACCGCCGATATATTTCCTTGCCAATTCCTCATTAATCTGTCGGTAGCTAATTGTTCCGGATGTTAAATCGACCACTACCTCTTTGTTCTTGAAACCGCCTAAGTTCATGCAACTCGCCTCCCATTCTAAATGTAAACAAGTTATTGTTAATATTCATAACTATTTCGACATATATTAAATAATTCCTCCTTTTTTCACCAGTGGTTTAAATTAATTCAAAAAAGATTGCTATGGAAGAAACTTCGTAATACAGTATATTTGAAAGCGTTTATTTTTATGAAAAAGGACGGCTGAGGAGAATGATAGTATGATATCCAACAGACGAAATCTAGCGTTTTCTTATTTCTTCACCTTCCTGCTGCTGACAGGCGTGATGACGGGCTGCGGCAGCACCGTACAAGGAACCTCCACCACGACCAATTCCCAAGAAAAAGGATCCATAATACTGGCCACGACAACCAGCACTCAAGACTCGGGTCTATTGGATTCGATCATTCCTGCATTCGTACAAAAGGCCGGTATTCAAGTCAAGGTCGTTGCTGTCGGTACAGGACAAGCCATTCAATTAGGCAAGGACGGCAATGCCGACGTCCTCCTCGTTCATGCCCGAAAGTCGGAGGATGAATTTGTAGCCTCAGGTTTCGGCGTCAATGCTTATGATGTAATGTATAACCAGTTTCTGATTGTCGGACCTAAAGACGACCCTGCGGGTATTAAAGGCATGGCGACAGCACCCGAGGCTTTTAAAGCTATCGCTATGAAGAAAGCAGCCTTCATCTCCCGCGGTGACGATTCAGGAACCCACAAGAAGGAGCTGTCCATTTGGGATGGAGCAGCCGTCAAGCCTGAAGACCCGTGGTATCTGTCAGCAGGTCAAGGCATGGGGGCCACTCTTCAAATGGCGGATGAAAAGAACGCATATACACTCACAGATGAGGCGACTTATTTATCCCGTACAGCTAATCTTGTCGTCTTGAAGGAAGGGGACGCTTCCCTTCTCAATCCTTATGGGGTCATCCAAGTAAAATCTACAAGCAAAGAGAAGGAAGTAGAGCAATTTATCCAATTTTTAGTCGGAACAGAAGGCCAAAAGCAGATTGGAGAGTTCGGTAAGGCTGACTATGGAAAGGGCTTATTTGTCCCAAGTGCCAAAAAAAGATAGATCAAAGGGAGTGTAAGGAATCTTTAGCTTAGATGTCATTGAGATTATAGGGTTATCCATCCAGGTATCTACCATTGCCATTATCGTCGGGATGCTTATTGGCATTCCATGCGGAGCATTTCTAGGACTGTACTCCTTTCCGGGAAAGCGCTTGATTATCATTCTAGTTTTTACTTTCATGGGACTCCCTCCCGTTCTCATTGGCGTCATCGTTTATATTATGCTGTCCAAGTATGGGCTGCTCGGATTTCTCCAGCTGCTGTTCACTCCCGAGGCTATGATCATCGCGCAGAGCATTCTGGTCACCCCCATCATCACGGGACTTACGATGTCCGCCATTCAAGCACGGGAAAGAACGTATTGGGAAACGGCCAAAAGCCTAGGCGCCACTCCTTTACAGCTGGTATGGACGATCCTGAAAGAAGCCAGAAGCGGAATATGGTCAGGGATTTCCACAGCTTATGGCCGTGCGATATCGGAAGTAGGAGCGGTCATGCTCGTTGGTGGGAACATCGAGCACGAGACTCGGGTGATGACTACCGCCATCATTCTGGAGACCCGGAAAGGCAGCTTCGACGTTGCTTTGCAAATCGGCATTGTTCTTCTGCTTATTAGCTTTGTTTTTAACAGCTTTCTCGTTGCGGGCGCGCTGCAAAACCTGAACAACGGGAGGGACAAACCTCGATGAAATCCATAGAAATTGAACACCTCACCGTATCGGCCGGTGATCGCATGCTTCTATCCATTCCCTCAGCAGCTTTTGAAGAAGGCTCCATTTATGGCATTGTAGGACCCAGCGGCGCCGGTAAGAGCACTTTTTTGCGCGTATTGAACTTCCTTGAGAAGCCTCATTCGGGTACCTTATCCTTTTTTGGACACCGGGTGGATTTAACCTCCCTTTCCCATTCGAAGAGACTGCATTTACAAAGACAAATGGCTTTTGTCGCGCAAAAGCCCGTCATGTTTCAGACCACGGTTTTTGAGAACGTAGCGTTGGGGCTGAGCTATAGAAGAGTTGCCCAGAGCCAAAAAGTGAAGCTGGTAAGGGAAGCATTGGAGCTTGTAGGTCTTGCGGCTGCTGAGGGGCGTAAAGCCACCTCTCTCTCGGGGGGAGAAGCCCAGAGAATCGCAATTGCGCGCGCGCTGGTACTACAGCCGAAGCTCCTTCTGCTGGATGAGCCTACCTCTAATCTTGACCCGCCAAACGTATTTATTATTGAACAGATCATTACCCGAATTCGCCAGGAAAGCTCGATGACGATATTGATGGTTACCCACCATTTGCAGCAGGCCAAACGCTTGTCCGAGTATTGTCTATTTCTTTATCAGGGGCAAATCGTGGAACAAAACGTTACGCAAGCTTTTTTTGAATCCCCTCAAAGCGAAGCTCTTCAGGATTTTATCAGCGGCAAAATGATCTATTAAGGCTTGGCAAGAGCCAAAGGAGGAGGAACCTATGGAACCCAATCATAACGCCCGCTATTCGCGGCAAATTCTGTTTCCTCCCATCGGTCCATCGGGGCAAGAGAAGCTATCGGGCAGCCGGGTTGCCATCGTCGGGTTAGGCGCGCTTGGTACGGTGCTGGCGAACCATATGGTCCGCAGCGGGGTTGGGTATGTACGATTCATCGACCGCGATTTCGTGGAGGAAAGCAACCTTCAAAGGCAAATGCTTTATGACGAAGGGGATGCTAAGAACCATACGCCGAAAGCGGTCGCCGCTGCGGACAAACTGAAAAAAGTGAATTCGTCGGTGACCATCGAGCCCATTGTTGGGGATGTTCATTCCTATAATGCGGAAAAACTGCTTAGTGACGTAGACATCATTTTGGACGGAACAGATAATTTTCAAATTCGATACCTTCTGAATGACGTTGCGATCAAGCACCGGATTCCGTGGGTTTACGGCGGCGCGGTTAGCTCAAGAGGCATGTTTGCGGCCATCCGGCCTTTTGTAACTCCCTGTTACCGCTGCCTGTTTCCCGATCCTCCGTCCGGCAGAGGGGACACCTGTGACACCGTAGGCGTCATTGGACCGATCATCCATGTCGTTGCTTCCTATCAAGCGGCAGAAGCCTTAAAGCTTATGGTGGGCGCAGACCAGCATTTGAACCCTTACCTGGAGCAATTCGAGCTGTGGTCGAACCGGCATATGCAGATGGATATCAGCCAAGGTAAGCATCCGGAGTGTCCTGCTTGCGGTAAAGGTGAATTCGAGTTTCTCTATCCTGCTGCGGACGACCAAGAGGTATTTACAGCTTTATGCGGCAGAGATACGGTTCAGATCACCCCCAGAGGCCAACGAACGGTAAATCTGGAAGAAGAGGAGAATGTATTGCGCAGGATCGGAAAAGTGGAGCGCAATCCTTTTCTCCTTCGGTTTCATGTCGACGATTATACGCTGGTTTTGTTTAAAGACGGTCGAGTGCTGGTGCAGGGAACTCAGGACATCGCCATGGCCAAATCTTTGTACGCTAAATATATGGGTCATTAAAACAACAAGCGGGTGCAGCACCCGCTTGTTCATTTCCGTAGATTACTTTGAGATGGTGAAACCATTCATTTGAAGATGGGCATGGAACATCTCGGTCATCGAAGGCACATCTTTCTTTGCAGGTCTAGCTTCCTCTTCCCAAATCATGGATTTCTTCAGCGCTCTCAGACAGTGAATAAA
This genomic window contains:
- a CDS encoding aldehyde ferredoxin oxidoreductase family protein, producing the protein MNLGGFKNKEVVVDLTSGTISYRQINEELARKYIGGRGLGVKYLLDNGPEVEALSPENMLCIMTGPVSGSRTVMSGRLCVVTKSPLTGTVTDSHMGGWTAARLKWSGVDNIIVTGKSDKPVYLYIENGKAELRDANDVWGKGTRPTIQTMKDRYGKENLSVMCIGQAGENLVRYAGFMNENDRSAGRGGTGAVAGYKNLKAIVIKAEQKGNMPVPARDEDYKQANQNGLKAVMEGGLTAPKKGGLSVYGTNVLTSLINEVGALPTMNSQYTHWDASDGHSGETVNSTLLVADNTCHACPVACKKEVEVKEGKYKTKVESFEYESGWALGANCGLSDAAAISYMINMCNEYGMDTIELGNVLSVTMEAVQKGLLSENLSWGDADRMIELVEQMVFRQGIGDILAEGPTRAAAKFGDPNLAMAVKGQSIPAYDPRGIQGIGLGFATSNRGACHLRGYTVASEIAGIPEPTDRLVAEGKGELLKVFQDLHSFSDSMNVCKFSSFSENADNYAQQYSAMTGVDVTSDDVLKIGERIYNLERYYNNLAGFNKREDDYLPKRFTEEPATGNSAGSVSRMDIMLDEYYQVRGWVDGVVPAEKLKELEII
- the moaA gene encoding GTP 3',8-cyclase MoaA; translation: MQKPTHPIVDKLQRPLRDLRLSVTDQCNFRCRYCMPEEIFGPDFTFLPKEKLLTFEELTRISRIFVSLGVEKVRITGGEPLMRKDLPMLIHMIQGIDGVRDIAMTTNGSLLAKHAQALKEAGLHRVTVSLDSLDDIRFGQMNGRRFKVSHVLEGIEAAAAAGLKVKVNMVVQKGTNDQDVLPMARYFREQGHILRFIEYMDVGNSNGWRLDQVLPSQDIVQRIHQEMPLEPVEPNHYGEVASRYRYVGEDCEIGLISSVTQAFCSTCTRIRVSAEGKLYSCLFASAGTDLRDPLREGLSDQEIRELITDYWSHRADRYSEERLSNTPGLKKRKKVEMSHIGG
- a CDS encoding ABC transporter permease, which codes for MQVSTIAIIVGMLIGIPCGAFLGLYSFPGKRLIIILVFTFMGLPPVLIGVIVYIMLSKYGLLGFLQLLFTPEAMIIAQSILVTPIITGLTMSAIQARERTYWETAKSLGATPLQLVWTILKEARSGIWSGISTAYGRAISEVGAVMLVGGNIEHETRVMTTAIILETRKGSFDVALQIGIVLLLISFVFNSFLVAGALQNLNNGRDKPR
- a CDS encoding ATP-binding cassette domain-containing protein; the encoded protein is MKSIEIEHLTVSAGDRMLLSIPSAAFEEGSIYGIVGPSGAGKSTFLRVLNFLEKPHSGTLSFFGHRVDLTSLSHSKRLHLQRQMAFVAQKPVMFQTTVFENVALGLSYRRVAQSQKVKLVREALELVGLAAAEGRKATSLSGGEAQRIAIARALVLQPKLLLLDEPTSNLDPPNVFIIEQIITRIRQESSMTILMVTHHLQQAKRLSEYCLFLYQGQIVEQNVTQAFFESPQSEALQDFISGKMIY
- the glp gene encoding gephyrin-like molybdotransferase Glp, with the translated sequence MKFFNVKTVDETIAIIEEQFAPIHEPVRISITEAVGRILAEDVYSKEQVPPFARSTVDGYAVQAKTTYGASESMPAFLDITGKIQMGKGAELPLFEGQAQYIPTGGMLPKGADSIVMIEHVEEMGELLNVYRQVAPGENIIRAGDDVGIGDQVIPKGSRLRPQDLGALAAIGVTEVAVYPVPTVGILSTGDEIVPPDKAELSPGEIRDINSVMIGSRLMQLGAKVIYGGIVHDEYGEFLTQAKALFDKVDVLLLSGGSSVGTRDYTVQVLEALGDPGVLVHGVATKPGKPTIVGNSQGKPVIGLPGHPVSALIMLDLLGVPILRQLQGESKDILDRRIRARISRNVPSAVGRSDYIRVRLEERDDELWAVPVFGKSGLVTTMVESDGIMEITANKEGIIEGEQVKIKLFGNAL
- a CDS encoding ThiF family adenylyltransferase, with product MEPNHNARYSRQILFPPIGPSGQEKLSGSRVAIVGLGALGTVLANHMVRSGVGYVRFIDRDFVEESNLQRQMLYDEGDAKNHTPKAVAAADKLKKVNSSVTIEPIVGDVHSYNAEKLLSDVDIILDGTDNFQIRYLLNDVAIKHRIPWVYGGAVSSRGMFAAIRPFVTPCYRCLFPDPPSGRGDTCDTVGVIGPIIHVVASYQAAEALKLMVGADQHLNPYLEQFELWSNRHMQMDISQGKHPECPACGKGEFEFLYPAADDQEVFTALCGRDTVQITPRGQRTVNLEEEENVLRRIGKVERNPFLLRFHVDDYTLVLFKDGRVLVQGTQDIAMAKSLYAKYMGH
- a CDS encoding molybdopterin biosynthesis protein — protein: MRKIYLEDTPLQDAQREFLEKITFERKIESVRTSEALGRVTAEPVYAKVSMPNYHASAMDGVAVPAVKTHGADEKNPVRLQRGVDYEIVDTGDPIPHGFDAVIMIEHIHQVDEDTIEILESVAPWQHIRPIGEDVVVGEMIVPAHHALRAVDLGALLAGGRVEVTVLCRPKVAIIPTGTELIEPRDAVGRGEIVEFNGTVFASYLKEWGAEPIYFGIVKDEYETIKEKVLEAAQIADIVILNAGSSAGTEDFTVHVITEIGQVFTHGVATRPGKPSITGVVNRTPVIGVPGYPVSAYLSLEWFARPLVYHYYGLIEPKRNILPVKLGRRVVSDVGADDFVRMTVGYINGSYIANPLTRAAGVTMSMVRADGLLRIPGGHMGYEQGEVVELELYRPKEQIERTTVVTGSHDLSVDVLHTLLRKEHPDRFLVSSHVGSMSGILAIQKGEAHAAGIHLFDEETGAYNVPFIEKYLKDQEVVLVQLVYREQGWIVPKGNPLGIQSVADIIKPQVTYINRQRGAGTRLLFDYLLKKEDIDRNTIYGYDREAINHLSIAAAVDGGSADVGLGIYSAAHAMGLDFIPVAEERYDLLMSKSFYDSLEGQMLLHVIRSDTFKMEMEALGGYSCRESGQIVFAK
- a CDS encoding substrate-binding domain-containing protein; this translates as MISNRRNLAFSYFFTFLLLTGVMTGCGSTVQGTSTTTNSQEKGSIILATTTSTQDSGLLDSIIPAFVQKAGIQVKVVAVGTGQAIQLGKDGNADVLLVHARKSEDEFVASGFGVNAYDVMYNQFLIVGPKDDPAGIKGMATAPEAFKAIAMKKAAFISRGDDSGTHKKELSIWDGAAVKPEDPWYLSAGQGMGATLQMADEKNAYTLTDEATYLSRTANLVVLKEGDASLLNPYGVIQVKSTSKEKEVEQFIQFLVGTEGQKQIGEFGKADYGKGLFVPSAKKR
- a CDS encoding ubiquitin-like small modifier protein 1, producing MKVKLFANFRDICLDKVVEVPSPDGSSVIQVLDDLIKLYPAMDDEVFDHERKLKPFVHVFINGRNIIHLDGLNTPVSGQDQFALFPPVAGG